A part of Crassostrea angulata isolate pt1a10 chromosome 5, ASM2561291v2, whole genome shotgun sequence genomic DNA contains:
- the LOC128186161 gene encoding glutathione S-transferase 3-like has product MAKVLAKMAHLTYFNGRGRGEVIRMMLAAAKIPFTETFLTERQPFEKLIQDGLLPFKQVPLLKIDDMELVQTGAIVRYVAKKGGMYGADDKEAAMIDMYYEASRDFYYNFLPVLFMKTEEQAVKDAKAAGEDKYFPALEKRLKETGSGYLVGTSLTMADVGFLEVLLLCVEFGGDDFLDDHSDVKQYYQRLVATPLMAEFLKSPFRKRKNDEQYIKEVKRVLNRE; this is encoded by the exons ATGGCCAAAGTTCTGGCTAAGATGGCCCACCTGACCTACTTTAATGGAAGAGGACGGGGCGAGGTAATCCGAATGATGCTGGCAGCTGCTAAAATACCG TTTACGGAAACATTCTTAACAGAGCGGCAGCCTTTTGAGAAACTGATACAAG ATGGCCTCTTGCCGTTTAAACAAGTACCATTATTGAAGATTGATGACATGGAATTAGTCCAGACTGGAGCCATCGTCCGCTACGTGGCGAAAAAAGGCGGGATGTACGGAGCAGACGACAAAGAGGCAGCtat gaTCGACATGTACTACGAGGCGTCACGTGATTTCTACTACAATTTTCTACCGGTGCTCTTTATGAAAACGGAAGAACAAGCCGTAAAGGACGCAAAAGCGGCGGGGGAGGACAAATATTTCCCAGCCCTAGAAAAG AGATTGAAGGAAACCGGAAGTGGCTACCTAGTGGGGACCTCTTTAACAATGGCGGACGTCGGCTTCCTGGAGGTGCTCCTGCTGTGTGTGGAGTTTGGGGGCGACGATTTCCTTGATGACCACAGTGatgtaaag CAATATTACCAAAGACTAGTCGCCACACCACTGATGGCAGAATTCCTGAAAAGTCCTTTCAGAAAGAGAAAGAACGATGAACAGTACATAAAGGAAGTTAAACGGGTGTTAAACAGGGAGTAG